A portion of the Kribbella jejuensis genome contains these proteins:
- a CDS encoding glutamate ABC transporter substrate-binding protein, which yields MKKLIPLAAATALLLTACSSGNYAATQLPPEPSAGPTTSAAPKVPRACPDGEDPLASYAPDNRTPAPGGVMPAGSFMAEIKQRGRLIAGVSADSFNLGYRDPITGKIQGFDIDMIQAVAKAIFPDADTNPNRVEMRVISSPARIPSLRATKNPVDIVARNMTINCDRWNDIAFSAEYYRSGQKTLVQSDSTAKSTADLSGQTICAPAGSTSLDNLKKKNPRVNAVTADTDTGCLVMFQQGKAQGISGDDTVLAGDVAQDPYAKVLPERFSDEPYGLGISLQHPDFVKFVNVVLQQMKDSGDWTKSYNRWFSAALGKAPVPPVAVYGRVPAPGQ from the coding sequence ATGAAAAAACTGATCCCCCTAGCCGCCGCGACCGCCCTACTCCTCACCGCCTGCAGCTCCGGCAACTACGCCGCCACCCAACTACCACCAGAACCGTCGGCTGGTCCGACGACTTCGGCGGCCCCGAAGGTGCCCCGGGCCTGCCCGGACGGCGAGGACCCGCTGGCCTCGTACGCCCCGGACAACAGGACGCCGGCACCGGGCGGCGTGATGCCTGCCGGCTCGTTCATGGCAGAGATCAAGCAGCGCGGCCGGCTGATCGCCGGGGTGTCCGCCGACAGCTTTAACCTGGGCTACCGCGACCCGATCACCGGGAAGATCCAGGGCTTCGACATCGACATGATCCAGGCCGTCGCCAAGGCCATCTTCCCGGACGCGGACACGAACCCCAACCGGGTCGAGATGCGGGTCATCTCCAGCCCGGCCCGGATCCCGTCATTGCGTGCCACCAAGAATCCGGTCGACATCGTCGCGCGGAACATGACCATCAACTGCGACCGTTGGAACGACATCGCGTTCTCCGCGGAGTACTACCGGTCCGGGCAGAAGACCCTGGTGCAGAGCGACTCGACGGCGAAGAGCACGGCGGACCTGTCCGGTCAGACGATCTGCGCACCGGCGGGTTCGACCAGCCTGGACAACCTGAAGAAGAAGAACCCGCGGGTCAACGCGGTCACCGCCGACACCGACACCGGTTGCCTAGTCATGTTCCAGCAGGGCAAGGCCCAGGGGATCAGCGGAGATGACACGGTGCTGGCCGGGGACGTTGCCCAGGATCCGTACGCGAAGGTCCTTCCGGAGCGGTTCAGCGATGAGCCTTACGGGCTGGGCATCTCGTTGCAGCACCCGGACTTCGTCAAGTTCGTCAACGTCGTGCTCCAGCAGATGAAGGACAGCGGCGACTGGACGAAGTCGTACAACAGGTGGTTCAGCGCGGCCCTCGGTAAGGCGCCTGTGCCACCGGTGGCTGTCTACGGCCGAGTTCCGGCGCCGGGCCAATGA